A single genomic interval of Pyrobaculum arsenaticum DSM 13514 harbors:
- a CDS encoding D-aminoacyl-tRNA deacylase: protein MYIIIVSLADPVSRAFLELMGDLPLVETRGDLEIRRLRDTPVVVYRGEPTSFDKEDVLLSVGKHAVFISRHEMANPRPIFTVHTPGSWPDVSVSNPHLASAVLRALCNRLYEPFECAYEATHHTPNTAHISATFVEVGSTDREWGDRKAVGTLLEALEEVLNSPLEEHTPAMVIGDLHYTTVKESALRKEVDIGHVVPKYVEITPAAVETALRKHTVPIKRAILFRKNVKNPARGEILQMLRDRGVEVVLKG from the coding sequence GTGTACATAATCATCGTCTCGCTCGCCGACCCAGTTTCCCGCGCATTCCTCGAATTGATGGGGGATCTCCCTCTGGTGGAGACCAGGGGGGATCTAGAGATAAGGAGACTCCGCGACACGCCTGTGGTGGTGTACAGAGGGGAGCCCACCTCGTTCGACAAAGAGGATGTGCTACTCTCCGTAGGCAAACACGCAGTGTTTATCTCCCGCCACGAGATGGCCAATCCGAGACCTATATTCACGGTCCACACGCCGGGAAGCTGGCCCGACGTCTCGGTCTCTAACCCCCACCTCGCCTCCGCCGTTCTCCGAGCTCTATGCAACCGCCTCTACGAGCCCTTTGAATGCGCCTACGAGGCCACCCACCACACGCCCAACACGGCGCACATATCGGCAACGTTTGTCGAGGTGGGTAGCACAGACCGCGAGTGGGGGGATAGAAAAGCCGTCGGGACGCTCCTAGAGGCGTTGGAAGAAGTCCTGAACTCCCCACTTGAGGAGCACACGCCCGCTATGGTCATAGGCGACCTCCACTACACCACAGTTAAGGAGTCGGCGCTGAGGAAAGAAGTGGATATAGGGCATGTGGTGCCTAAGTACGTCGAAATAACGCCCGCGGCTGTGGAAACAGCGTTGAGAAAACACACAGTGCCTATAAAGAGGGCAATACTCTTCAGGAAGAACGTGAAGAACCCGGCCAGGGGTGAGATCCTGCAGATGCTGAGAGATAGAGGAGTAGAGGTGGTGCTGAAGGGGTAG
- a CDS encoding methyltransferase domain-containing protein, whose translation MGLGEKWYEIREAYRKIVDVYERANKIVTLGNVDRWRREALSLYYSVNGRSVLKILDAGAGPGNMAHHLRGTRYLVAFDASIEMLRLNNVADDRVVGMFEQMPFRDGSFDLLISGYAFHASVNLEKAAAEFSRVANYQVVVAIGKPDRRVARCLVLAYAKFVVPRVVCIVAPRQICREYGKIYEIMASLPPNSRIRQIISRYAHIVQYREKGLGSVYIYVAKSRNHA comes from the coding sequence GTGGGGCTGGGAGAAAAGTGGTACGAGATTAGAGAGGCGTACAGAAAGATTGTGGATGTGTACGAGAGGGCCAACAAAATCGTCACTTTGGGTAATGTGGATAGGTGGCGGAGAGAGGCGCTGAGCCTTTACTACTCAGTAAACGGTAGGTCTGTTCTCAAGATTCTCGACGCCGGGGCTGGACCTGGAAACATGGCCCACCACCTGAGAGGCACGAGGTACTTAGTGGCTTTTGACGCCTCTATCGAGATGCTCAGACTTAACAACGTAGCCGATGATAGAGTAGTAGGTATGTTTGAACAGATGCCGTTTCGAGATGGGAGTTTTGACTTGTTGATTTCCGGCTACGCGTTCCATGCCTCTGTCAATTTGGAAAAAGCAGCTGCGGAATTTAGCAGAGTTGCCAACTACCAAGTGGTGGTGGCTATAGGAAAGCCTGACCGCAGAGTGGCGCGGTGTCTTGTATTGGCCTATGCTAAATTTGTAGTGCCTAGAGTTGTCTGCATCGTAGCGCCTAGACAGATTTGTAGAGAGTATGGGAAGATATACGAGATAATGGCCTCGCTACCTCCCAACAGCCGTATCCGCCAAATTATTTCCAGATATGCACACATTGTTCAGTACAGGGAGAAGGGGCTAGGCTCGGTGTATATCTACGTGGCAAAATCTAGGAACCACGCCTAG
- a CDS encoding 6-hydroxymethylpterin diphosphokinase MptE-like protein: MRCRPVIFDPPEWLYVYTMAQAVLPQLSYHKDREAAETASHMPGLPVDVLRDFDWGSPAVYMPPFEKVVGGSLVVAVEGYTAKKLARRGVKPDVVVGDWDFEPEGAALGRIAVVHAHGDNYWRLPRGPYIYTVQTWPVGCTANVSGFTDGDRAVYLAYYMGAREITVSGFYPHVSVKRDDEAKRKKLKIAAHLLERLARRISIRFL, translated from the coding sequence GTGAGGTGTAGGCCGGTGATCTTCGACCCACCTGAGTGGCTATATGTCTACACCATGGCCCAAGCCGTCCTCCCCCAGCTCTCCTATCACAAAGACCGCGAGGCGGCGGAGACAGCCAGCCACATGCCCGGCCTCCCAGTGGATGTACTAAGGGACTTCGACTGGGGGAGCCCCGCCGTATATATGCCTCCCTTCGAAAAGGTTGTAGGCGGTAGCCTCGTGGTGGCGGTGGAGGGATACACCGCCAAGAAGCTGGCAAGGCGGGGAGTGAAGCCGGATGTCGTCGTAGGCGACTGGGATTTCGAGCCTGAGGGAGCGGCGCTGGGGAGGATTGCGGTCGTCCACGCGCATGGCGACAACTACTGGCGACTCCCTCGCGGGCCGTATATATACACGGTGCAGACCTGGCCTGTTGGTTGTACGGCAAATGTGTCGGGTTTTACCGACGGCGACAGGGCTGTCTACCTCGCCTACTACATGGGCGCCAGGGAGATAACAGTCAGCGGCTTCTACCCACACGTCTCCGTTAAGCGAGACGACGAGGCGAAGAGGAAGAAGCTTAAAATTGCGGCGCACCTACTCGAGAGGCTGGCCAGAAGAATTTCCATAAGATTTTTGTAG
- a CDS encoding alcohol dehydrogenase catalytic domain-containing protein, producing the protein MKAVQLVKFGEPAEALKFVDLPDPVPGPGDVVVKIEAAGVCGRDLVVRKGAFPHVKPPIVPGHEGVGKIVDVGPGVEKDIIGERVFLSGIYDGTCEYCKRGLENLCKNAELLGESRNGTYAEYVLVPAKFAHPFHGLDPRVAVVATCPLSTAVYALRHVDVEGKKVLVVGAGGTGIYIAQLAKVRGAEVYVSTRSPDKARVLKELGINTAPEGEKDFDVVVDTVGSPTLERSLKLAKRSGSVLVIGNVTGEKALLSPALIILRQLKVIGSMAFRPWDIYEALDILKRGLVKPLYTEYKLQDAARAHEDMERGAVIGRAILVP; encoded by the coding sequence ATGAAGGCTGTACAGCTTGTCAAATTCGGCGAACCCGCGGAAGCGTTGAAGTTTGTTGATCTTCCCGATCCTGTGCCGGGTCCCGGCGACGTGGTCGTGAAAATAGAGGCCGCGGGGGTATGTGGGAGGGACTTAGTGGTGAGGAAGGGCGCCTTCCCCCACGTGAAGCCGCCGATAGTTCCAGGACACGAAGGCGTGGGGAAAATAGTAGATGTAGGCCCCGGCGTGGAGAAGGATATTATCGGCGAGAGGGTGTTCCTCTCCGGTATATACGACGGCACGTGCGAATACTGTAAGAGAGGGCTTGAAAATCTATGTAAAAACGCCGAGCTACTAGGCGAGTCGCGCAACGGGACATACGCCGAGTATGTGCTAGTCCCAGCAAAGTTCGCCCACCCATTCCACGGCCTAGATCCAAGAGTTGCGGTCGTGGCCACATGCCCGCTGTCCACAGCAGTGTACGCGTTGAGACACGTGGACGTAGAGGGAAAAAAAGTACTGGTAGTAGGCGCAGGCGGAACAGGTATCTACATTGCACAGCTGGCTAAAGTAAGAGGCGCCGAGGTCTACGTCTCAACCAGGTCGCCGGACAAGGCAAGAGTTTTGAAAGAGTTGGGTATCAACACGGCGCCGGAGGGCGAGAAGGACTTTGACGTCGTGGTGGATACGGTGGGAAGCCCCACACTGGAGCGCTCCCTCAAGCTGGCCAAGAGATCGGGCTCTGTCTTGGTCATCGGCAACGTAACTGGAGAAAAGGCGTTGCTAAGCCCCGCGCTGATAATTCTAAGACAGTTGAAGGTAATAGGCAGCATGGCCTTCCGGCCCTGGGACATATACGAGGCGCTGGACATACTGAAAAGAGGGCTAGTAAAGCCGCTCTACACCGAGTATAAGCTACAAGACGCCGCTAGGGCCCATGAGGATATGGAAAGAGGAGCGGTCATAGGCAGGGCCATCCTCGTGCCTTGA
- a CDS encoding M20 family metallopeptidase: protein MESKAVSILSKLVSIPTVNPPGEKYGELIDYAERFFKSLGLDTEVVEVPKAEVAMRCPECADYPRLILIARSGEPKIHFNGHYDVVPPGPLESWKVTKPFEPVYQNGRLYGRGAVDMKGGLTSIMLAVEKAVSTGLGGFEVSFVPDEETGGETGAGYLARSGRIKAPWVVIAEGSGEDNIWIGHRGLVWFLVEVYGKQAHGSTPWLGLNAFEGAAYIAYRLQEYAKRVAAKVSKYEYDDPRGASPTVTIGGEVRGSVKTNVVPGYFAFSVDRRVIPEEDLEQVKREFLEFVQQVAKELPHRVEVKVTNVSEAALVEPEHPLVKALSEAVEKTIGQRPRKTVCVGGLDARFFVKAGIPTVTYGPGPIGLAHAPDEYVEIRQVVHVAEAYYNLIKQVSGGR from the coding sequence ATGGAGTCTAAGGCAGTTTCTATCCTAAGTAAGTTGGTATCTATCCCCACAGTAAATCCGCCTGGGGAGAAATACGGCGAGCTTATTGATTATGCGGAGAGGTTTTTCAAATCTCTTGGACTGGACACCGAAGTTGTAGAGGTTCCCAAGGCCGAGGTGGCGATGCGCTGTCCTGAATGCGCCGACTACCCCCGCCTAATTTTAATAGCGCGAAGCGGCGAGCCGAAGATACATTTCAATGGGCACTACGACGTGGTCCCTCCCGGCCCTCTTGAGAGCTGGAAGGTGACAAAGCCGTTTGAGCCCGTCTACCAAAACGGCCGGCTATACGGCAGAGGCGCTGTTGACATGAAGGGAGGCCTCACGTCTATAATGCTGGCGGTAGAAAAGGCCGTGTCTACCGGGCTAGGTGGTTTTGAAGTGTCTTTTGTGCCTGACGAGGAGACGGGCGGCGAGACGGGGGCCGGTTATTTGGCTAGGTCTGGGAGGATAAAGGCGCCTTGGGTGGTGATAGCAGAGGGGTCGGGGGAGGACAACATCTGGATAGGACACAGAGGTCTGGTGTGGTTTCTGGTGGAGGTATACGGCAAGCAGGCCCATGGCTCTACGCCGTGGCTTGGCCTAAACGCATTTGAAGGCGCCGCCTACATAGCATATAGGTTGCAGGAATACGCCAAGAGAGTTGCCGCCAAGGTTAGCAAATATGAGTACGACGACCCGCGGGGGGCCTCTCCCACAGTGACCATAGGGGGGGAGGTTAGGGGCTCTGTAAAGACGAACGTCGTACCGGGCTACTTCGCGTTTTCCGTAGACAGGAGGGTAATACCTGAAGAGGACTTAGAGCAGGTTAAAAGGGAGTTCCTGGAGTTTGTACAACAAGTCGCTAAGGAGTTGCCGCACAGAGTGGAGGTCAAGGTGACGAACGTATCTGAGGCCGCCCTCGTTGAGCCTGAACACCCGTTAGTAAAGGCTCTTTCTGAAGCAGTGGAAAAGACTATAGGACAGAGGCCTAGGAAGACGGTGTGCGTAGGCGGCCTAGACGCCAGGTTTTTTGTCAAGGCGGGGATTCCCACAGTCACCTACGGCCCCGGCCCCATTGGCCTAGCACATGCACCCGATGAGTATGTAGAAATCCGCCAGGTGGTGCATGTGGCCGAGGCATACTACAACCTAATAAAACAAGTAAGCGGAGGGCGCTAA
- a CDS encoding MFS transporter, whose translation MTRGEFKIVVLSGLGWMFDAMDVLILSYLLVAMREELALDRAASTWIVLANNLGMFLGAFLFGKLADVVGRKKVFMATMLLYSIATAASAAARTWQEFAAIRFFVGVGLGGELPVVATYVSENSPPERRGRNVVLLESFWSIGALLAAAVSLFIFTTLGWRTALVLMGATAFYVFVIRSALPESQRWLERIKEGASAELKPYAARLAIASAIWFLLAFGYYGAFIWLPTMLRTERGFTQVATYEFMFLTTIAQLPGYFSAAYLVERVGRRPIAAAYFVASALSAVLLIYSTSYAQLFYAALALNFFNLGVWGVVYAYTPELFPTSIRGLATGLAGSAARIGMIIGPTLYPLWASVAFIGVAVAWLIASALVALLPETKGREV comes from the coding sequence ATGACGCGGGGGGAGTTTAAAATTGTAGTGCTGAGTGGCCTCGGCTGGATGTTCGACGCCATGGACGTCTTGATACTCTCATACTTACTCGTGGCGATGAGAGAAGAGCTGGCGCTGGATCGCGCGGCATCGACGTGGATCGTTCTGGCAAATAACTTAGGCATGTTCCTCGGCGCCTTCCTCTTCGGGAAGCTCGCCGACGTCGTGGGGAGGAAAAAGGTGTTTATGGCCACTATGTTGCTTTACAGCATTGCCACCGCGGCGTCCGCCGCCGCTAGGACGTGGCAGGAGTTCGCCGCAATTAGGTTCTTCGTGGGAGTTGGGCTAGGCGGCGAGTTGCCCGTGGTGGCCACGTACGTCTCGGAGAACTCCCCACCTGAGAGGAGGGGGAGAAATGTGGTTCTCCTAGAGAGCTTCTGGTCGATAGGCGCTCTCCTCGCCGCCGCCGTGTCGCTCTTTATCTTCACCACATTAGGGTGGAGGACGGCGCTTGTGTTGATGGGGGCCACAGCCTTCTACGTCTTCGTAATACGCTCCGCCCTCCCGGAGTCGCAGAGGTGGCTGGAGAGGATCAAAGAGGGAGCCTCGGCGGAGCTTAAGCCTTACGCCGCGAGACTCGCCATAGCTTCAGCCATTTGGTTCCTCCTAGCCTTTGGCTACTACGGCGCGTTTATCTGGTTGCCCACAATGCTCAGGACAGAGAGAGGCTTCACACAGGTGGCCACCTACGAGTTCATGTTTTTGACAACCATCGCCCAGCTCCCGGGCTACTTCTCAGCGGCATACCTCGTGGAGAGAGTGGGCAGGAGGCCAATAGCGGCGGCGTACTTCGTAGCCTCGGCTCTATCTGCGGTTTTGCTGATATACAGCACGTCGTACGCCCAGCTCTTCTACGCGGCCCTCGCACTCAACTTCTTCAACCTCGGGGTCTGGGGTGTCGTGTACGCATACACCCCCGAGCTTTTCCCCACTTCTATAAGGGGCCTTGCGACAGGTCTAGCGGGCTCAGCCGCAAGGATCGGAATGATTATTGGACCTACGCTGTATCCGCTTTGGGCCTCCGTAGCATTCATAGGCGTCGCAGTTGCGTGGCTAATAGCGTCAGCCCTAGTAGCGCTTTTGCCCGAGACAAAAGGCCGTGAGGTGTAG
- a CDS encoding SagB/ThcOx family dehydrogenase, with protein sequence MRRRSFIKFLLSTPLGRLISGLLLTGAAAGVLYLDLQKTDVRRSEGALKAILLPYPKLSGLVSVEEALANRRSIRDYTEEPLTLEELSQLLWAAYGVSETRYGLRTAPSAGAQYPLELYALVGTNGVKTDKGYLAPGIYHYDPHSHSITLLKQGDFREDLYYAALEQRWVLTAPVSLIFTAVYSRTVRVYGERGRVRYVPMDLGHAGQNVYLQATALGLGTVAVGAFNDEEVARILGLSERETPLYIMPVGRPVSRYRLSEKELIDYIEKHRRR encoded by the coding sequence GTGAGAAGGCGCAGTTTTATAAAATTCCTCTTATCGACGCCTCTTGGCAGGCTTATCTCCGGGCTTCTGCTCACAGGAGCCGCCGCAGGCGTTTTATATCTTGACTTGCAGAAAACTGATGTGAGAAGATCGGAAGGGGCCCTCAAGGCGATACTCCTGCCGTATCCCAAACTAAGTGGGCTTGTATCCGTCGAGGAGGCTCTAGCCAACAGGAGGTCAATAAGAGACTACACAGAAGAGCCGCTTACGTTAGAAGAGCTGTCCCAGCTCTTGTGGGCCGCCTACGGCGTCTCGGAGACGAGGTACGGCTTGCGGACTGCCCCAAGCGCCGGAGCACAGTACCCGCTTGAGCTATACGCCCTAGTGGGAACCAACGGCGTCAAGACGGATAAAGGTTACCTGGCTCCCGGGATTTACCACTACGACCCCCATTCGCATTCTATCACATTGTTGAAACAAGGCGATTTCCGTGAGGATCTTTATTACGCGGCTTTGGAGCAACGCTGGGTCTTAACCGCGCCTGTGTCTCTAATTTTTACAGCAGTTTACAGCCGCACGGTGAGAGTATACGGCGAAAGGGGACGCGTCCGCTACGTTCCGATGGACTTGGGACATGCCGGCCAGAACGTCTACCTCCAGGCAACAGCGCTTGGGCTGGGCACCGTTGCTGTAGGGGCTTTTAACGACGAAGAGGTGGCGAGGATACTCGGTCTCTCAGAAAGGGAGACGCCGCTTTACATAATGCCAGTAGGCAGACCGGTCTCTAGGTACAGGCTATCTGAAAAAGAGCTTATTGACTACATCGAGAAGCATAGGCGACGTTAG
- a CDS encoding 2,3-bisphosphoglycerate-independent phosphoglycerate mutase, which translates to MPSVLWILFDGGGDRPAGGKTPFHAAFKPTIDYLTANGSCGILDPIAPGVRPGSDTAHLALFGYDPFKYYTGRGAFEALGADVALKPGDVAFRTNLATVDENGVVIDRRAGRYIAPEEAKAVEDLMKKIGEEVGRKYGVEVVYKSTVEHRGVLVLRGAVSHRVSDTDPHKVGAKMARAEPLENSKEAALTAEVVNELSRRFTEAAAGLEINKARRLQGRLPINAILLRGGGYMPQIEPIRERYNIRAAAIAGVALIRGVARAVGMDVYTAKGLGGTKDDVFDEAVKLAVELMSRYDVVFLHVKGTDSTSHDGDFNGKVSVIERLDKALAPYLDALLKNYVVVTSDHATPVGVREHTGEPVPVMLYGPDVVVDDVAKFSELTCWRGALGRIRGIDIIPILGSYLGLSEKFGE; encoded by the coding sequence ATGCCTAGCGTCCTCTGGATTCTCTTCGACGGCGGGGGAGATAGGCCAGCTGGAGGCAAGACGCCGTTCCACGCGGCTTTTAAGCCCACTATTGACTATCTCACGGCTAATGGGTCGTGTGGAATTCTCGACCCAATAGCCCCGGGCGTTCGTCCCGGTTCCGATACTGCCCATTTGGCCCTCTTCGGCTATGATCCCTTCAAGTACTATACGGGGCGCGGAGCATTTGAGGCTTTGGGAGCTGACGTGGCCCTCAAGCCCGGGGACGTTGCTTTTAGGACTAACTTGGCCACTGTGGACGAAAACGGAGTTGTAATTGACCGGCGCGCCGGCCGCTACATTGCCCCAGAAGAGGCTAAAGCCGTTGAGGATTTAATGAAGAAGATAGGCGAGGAGGTAGGGAGGAAGTACGGCGTCGAGGTTGTGTATAAATCCACAGTTGAGCATAGGGGGGTTCTGGTGCTGAGGGGGGCTGTGAGCCACAGGGTTAGCGACACCGACCCGCACAAGGTTGGGGCTAAGATGGCGCGGGCTGAGCCGCTGGAGAACAGCAAAGAGGCGGCGCTGACGGCGGAGGTGGTGAACGAGCTTTCCAGACGCTTTACCGAGGCGGCGGCCGGGCTTGAAATAAATAAGGCGAGGAGGCTTCAAGGTAGGTTACCGATAAACGCCATATTGTTGAGGGGCGGGGGCTACATGCCGCAGATCGAGCCGATTAGGGAGAGGTACAACATACGGGCCGCCGCCATTGCGGGGGTGGCGCTGATAAGAGGCGTGGCGCGGGCTGTTGGGATGGACGTATATACGGCCAAAGGCCTAGGCGGGACAAAAGACGACGTATTCGACGAGGCCGTGAAGCTGGCGGTGGAGCTAATGTCAAGGTACGACGTTGTGTTCCTCCACGTAAAGGGGACGGACAGCACAAGCCACGACGGGGACTTCAACGGGAAGGTATCCGTAATAGAGAGGCTGGACAAGGCCTTGGCTCCTTATCTCGATGCCTTGTTGAAGAATTATGTGGTCGTGACGTCAGACCACGCCACGCCGGTCGGCGTGAGGGAGCACACCGGCGAGCCTGTGCCGGTGATGTTGTACGGCCCGGACGTGGTAGTAGACGACGTGGCTAAGTTCTCAGAACTCACGTGTTGGAGGGGGGCGCTGGGGAGGATTAGGGGGATTGACATAATTCCCATACTTGGTAGCTATCTAGGGCTCTCCGAGAAGTTCGGCGAGTGA